The DNA segment GCCCCTCTTAGGGCTGAACATGGAGCCCGTGGTGGAGGGGCGGGTCTGGGCACCCAGGGCCCGGCAGACAGCACGCTGGCCCCACGTGGTGAGGGAGCCGCAGGGCAGGGACGAGCCTCCACACAGagcccctggcccccaccctgctccaggGGCCCGTCCCACTCGCGCGGTTCCGTGCGGTGACCGCCCCTCTGCTGCAGCGGGGAAGGGGGGCAGGCTGACAGTGGGTGGATCTGCCCTGGTGCTGCTGTCCCTCCTCCCGGCTGCCTGCGGCCTCGGTGTCCCCGGCCAGCCCTGAGGGCCCACACGCGTCCCCGCAGCCATGCGGAAAGCCTGCAGCCTGGACAACGGCGACTGTGACCAGTTCTGCAGTGAGGAGCAGGGCTCCGTGGTGTGCGCCTGCGCCAGCGGCTACGTCCTCGCGGACGACGGCAAATCCTGCGTCTCCACGGGTAGGAGGCACGTGGGCCTGAGTGGGACCGCAGGCCCTGTGAGCCGCCTGAGAAACGGGCCAGCGACGCTGCCTGACTCCCCGGGGGAGGTGCAGACATCAAgtgacttgggggtggggggtgctctgCCCAGCGCCGGGTTCGTGGCAGACCCTGAGGAGCCACGAAATGGTCGTGATCACGGCACGTCCTGTAGCCCCGGGAGTTGGAGCATGTCCGGGGCAGCGAGGCCTGTGTCTGGGCCGTGGActtgtggcggggggggggtgcaggagCCAAAGGAGGAGCCGAGGACCCCGAGAACAATTAGACTGCATGGGCCCCAAGTGACGGCCCTCAGGCTTCCTTTTCCGTGATGTTCTGTGACAAAAGCCGGGCCCTGAGTCTGGCCTAGAGGCTCACAGAGGGCGGGGCCCAGCAAGGGACGGGGTCCTCGCTGCTCCGGTCCAACCACACTTCTCTGTGGCAGGGCCTGACTGGGCTGGAGCACTGAGAggccactgtgctctctctcttagcTTCCTCTGCTTCTCACAGTGGCCCCAAGCGCTCCTCAAAGCTGGCTCCTGCCCAACCAACAGCTGTGGCATCACCTGGGGCGGGACCGCTGTTACCAGCATGTTCCTCCCTATTCCCTCCTCCTGTGGGCCGGGCGGACAGTTCcattgggggggggcggggcgaggggggTCCTGCTCACTGAGGCCGGCCCGTGTTCTTTCAGGGCCTTTCCCCTGCGGGAAACGCACTCAGACGCGCAGGAAGAGGTCAGCAGAGACCGTCCATGGCGGTGAGGGTCCCTCTGAAGCCTCTGAAGCAGACGTGCAGGACCAGCACCCTGAAGACCTGCCTCCCACCGACAGCCCTCTGTACCTGCAGCCCTTCAACAAGACGGAGGCCAGCCCCGTGGAGGACTCAAGCAACCTGATCCGGATCGTGGGTGGGCAGAACTGCCCAGACGGCGAGTGTCCCTGGCAGGTGACTGCGGAGTGGGCCTGGTGGTGCCGGTGGGCGGTGGGGACTCCCTGCTGGCTCTGGGGCAGAGCGTGCCGAGGTGAGAAGTGggccctgtccctccccacccgaCATCCAATCCCATGTGTGTGTCCATTAAGGAcagacagaaaggagaggagCCCTGGAATCCAGCGCGGGCTGCAGGCTCAGGCCGGCAGGCGGAGTGGCTGCCTGATGGGGGCCAgccctctgtttgcccctccaACCGGCAGGCAGACAATCTGTCCCTCGGTCTCATCTCTGATTTGGTCAGTGCTAACGAGGCGGGTAGCAATCTGGGGAGAAGCACATCCACCTGTTTGCAATCCACGCTCTTTGGTTGTTGGTTTGGACGGAGGTTTCCAGATGAACAAGTAACACGGGACTCATGCTTAGAGTTGAGTTTCAGACAAACAGTGAACAACTTTTAGTGTAATGTGTCCCAAAGACAACAGGGGACATGCTGGTGCTAGAAGCCATTGGATGCTTATCTGATTCGGCTTGACTGGGTGGTGCCTACTGTCTCTGGCGAATCCGGGCGTGAAATGCTTGGTACCCAAAGCCAACAACAGACCCTCCAGAGCCACCACCACCCTTTACGCATTTCTtcacctgccccacctcccagccctaCGTTATCAGGGGCCCAGAGGGGAGCATGCGCTCGTGTGGTCACCACGGGGTTGGTGTGTGCTGAGCGAGCGCCACCGATGTGGCTCCGGCGGGAGCTCAGTGGCCCCGGGCCGGCGTGGAGCTGGGGGGGCTTTGGAAGGCCCCCCACAGACAGACAGGAtgggggggtgcggtggggaCCTGGGCGGCGGGATCCTCTCCAGGGGACGCGAGAGCCCTGCTCTCCCAGTCCAGCGGCCTCGCCATCACGTGTAGGAGAAGAGTCAGGGTCCAGGTCTGGGGAAGACTGATGCCCCTTGGCCCTGCTACTTCGTGCCGGTCACCAAGGTCTTCAGGAACGCTTTCAGACTTGGAACCTTGTTGTTCCCCAACCGGcatgagccagccacgtgccggAACTCtctagataaaaaggaaaaagtgcgCCATTTCCAGATTTGCAGCCCGGTTCTCTGGGGAAGAAGGGACACGAGGGCTGCAGGGCCACCTGGGCCTGCCAGCACTCACTCCCGGGGGCGATGCCCTCACTCTCAAATCCTGTCGGGGAGAAAGCCGCCCACAGGGGGAGCCCCGTGGATTCCAAGGGATTTGCCCTTGAGTGGTGGCATCTGTGGGCCGTCGGGGGAGGGCCGTCCCAGATACCAGAAGCTTCTCCCCAAACACTGGCGCTCGCCTGGTCTGTGCGCTAATCCGTAGCCATGTAGCCGGCAAAGGTTATCAACAACGAAGATCGTTTTTCTACGGGTGACACTGTGACAGCTCTGGAAGGGACAGGATGGCTCCCTGAAGAAGGGAGTCTGGGGTCCAGGAGCAGAAAGTTGAAGCGAGGCAGAAGCCCCTCAGGCGCCACTAGCGGGGCCCCTGCAGACGTCTGTTGGGTGGACCATTTGGCTGCTCTGTGGGAAGGAGCCGCCCAAAGCTGCGGTTTCCGCAGAGCAGCGGGGGGAGGACCTGGGGAGGGGCTGCGGCCCGGCCGTGAGCCACACGGTGAGGTCTCCGAGCGCGCTCTGGCACCACGCCCCGCGGGACACATAAGAAAAGGAGGGGCCGTGCTGCGGGCAGGTGTGCAGGCCAGGCCGGCGCTGCCCTGGGCCTTGCGTTCCCGATGGGGAGGGGAGCCCAGAGGTCAGTCCCAacctcgggggggggggctcctgcgTGCTCCCCACAGGCCCTGCTCATCAACGAAGAGAATGAGGGGTTTTGCGGCGGCACCATCCTGAGCGAGTACCACGTCCTCACTGCAGCGCACTGTCTGCACCAGGCCAAGAGATTCAAGGTGAGGGTAGGTAAGTGCGCCACACTCAGAGGCACTAGTTAACACGCCAAACCCCgtgggggtgcgggtgggggggggggtcacaggcGAGGGAGGGCGGAGAAGGGGAAagcggggggcaggggtggggccggTCCTCCCCCTTGTTGTCTGTGTCCAGGCCCAGCGCGGCGAGCCTCCCCTCAGGGCCCCTTCCTCTGGGAAGGTTTCCGGAGCCCTCCGAGCACAGAGCATCTGCTGCTCGTGTTTGTGTCTGCGGGGCTGTTTTGTGACGTCCGTCCTTCTCCTCCAGACTCTAGACCAGTTCAGCAAAGATCCACCGCAAGCCACACATGCAGGCCATCCatgtgccttttaattttctagttCCATTTCCTATTAGGCATCTTCAAAGTTtatagatgaaattaattttagcaatacgTCTTAATccagtatatccaaaatattatcatttcaacgcGTAATCAGTTCTGAACTAGAACGAGATATTCTGAGTCTGTGTTCTCATGACAAATCTGATGCTGACACTCAGCACGTCCCAGTTCCCACCGGACGCCGTCCCGGTGCCAGGCAGCCGTCTGGACAGCGTGGCCAGCCGGTCAGGCACAGAGCCTTccgcccccaggtgcccctgccgcGCGGCACAGGCTCAGGAAGTATCCACCCGAAGTACTGGCCACACTTAAAAGTGCGGCTGGCGGTCGCCCCTGGGGAGTGAAACTGAAAGTCATCTTTATTTGCCTCGTTACGATTTTATCTTTCAGAGTCTCTAGTGACcatgttccatttttttaataaaaaaaaataaccgcTACTCTCAAAAGCACCGTGCACGTAAGTGCATGGCCAACCCCGAGCTGAACGCCACCATGTCCTCACCATCTCCCAGGTGAACGGGACACGGGCACAGAGGAGGGCAACGAGGTGGCGCACGAGGTGGACGTGATCATCAAGCACAACAAGTTTGTCCGGGAGACCTATGACTTCGATATCGCTGTCATCAGGCTGAGGACGCCCATCACCTTCCGCAGGAATGTGGCCCCCGCCTGTCTGCCCCAGAAGGACTGGGCCGAGTCCACACTCATGGCGCAGAAGACGGGCATCGTGAGCGGGTTCGGGAAGACTCACGAGAAGGGCCGGCCATCCGCCATCCTCAAGATGCTGGAGGTGCCCTACGTGGACAGGAACACGTGCAAGCTGTCCAGCAGCTTCACCATCACCCAGAACATGTTCTGCGCTGGCTATGACACGAACCCCGAGGATGCCTGTCAGGGGGACAGCGGGGGCCCCCACGTCACCCGGTTCAAGGACACCTACTTCGTCACCGGCATCGTCAGCTGGGGAGAAGGATGCGCGCGGAAAGGGAAGTACGGCGTCTACACCAAGGTCACCAACTTCCTCAAGTGGATTGACAAGTCCATGAGGGCCAGGGCCGGGGCCCAAGGCTGAGCGGGGAGACTtgcgccccacccccagctgctggTGTCTCGTTTGTACGGCCCAAGGCCGAGCGGGGGGCCCTGCGCCCCACCCCCATTAAAGTCATGCCAGCTGCTGGTGTCTCGTTTGTGTTTGCACGGGCGGTCTCAGCGGCAGCGCCTGGACCAGGTCTCCTGTCTGCAGTGGCGCCACCTATGTGGATTCCCTACCCTGGTGTTTTCCTCGCTCCGTGGAAGACACGTTCCTCTGGACACCAGAGCCAGCCTTTCCCTCTCCAGGTTGGGAAGTGCCGTCAAGAGACGCTAGACGGTGGGACAGGAGTCCAGACGCCCCAGgacaggccccccccccaccattgaCAGCAGGCTCTTCCGGTTGTGGTCAGGACACTGGGGAGGCAGTGGCGGGGGCTCTGGGAGCAGGGGCCGGGTGGGGGTCCCAGGAAGGCTGAGAGCCTCTCCCCGGCCCCGATGCTTCTGTGTGGACTGAGCGGCTGCTCCTCCCGCTGGTCCCGCACTGGACGCGGCCGGGGGGCCATCTGCTGTCCCACAAGCGGCTCGTGTGCTCCCAGGGGCAACGGTCCCCAGCCCCCAGATTAAACCAGTCTGTGTTTACGCGACTCCTCAGCGGCCCCGAGCGCCCTGTGTGCTgtggggtctgggggaggggcccgtCTGCTCTGCGCGCGGTCAGCCCTTCCCGTCAGGGTCCCCAGCCTGCGGTCATGAGGAGCAAAGTGCTTTAGCAAACCCTTTTCCAAACGCCCCCACAGTTTGCATTTTGCGTAACTGCGATGAGCAAAGTTTCAAAGTGCCAGTACCGAGATGCCCCAAATGTCACAGGCTGGCAGCGTGCTTTGTCAACAGCAGGCAACGCGAGGTTAGGGAAATTGATGTGAGCGGACACGTGGTTTCCCAGAGGCCGTCAGAGGCGCACAGAGAAGGCCCAGGGctgagcggggtgggggaggctgtccTCTTGCGGGTTTTCCACGCACCTGAGCACTCTGTGCGCCCTGAGCCCTGGACGGGTTCTGAGGTCAAAGGTGGTCTGGGGCCCAGACAGGATTGCGGCCCTCATCTCTCACTGGTGGCCCGGGGCGGCGATGGGGCTCACGTGCGCATcagagggggagactgaggcacaccAGAGAAGGGCGTGCCCCCGCTGCCTCCCTCTGGCGGCTCCTCCTCTCTTCCAGAAGGAGAACCCGTTCAGTGAGGCCCTGGAGGAGACGACAAGATGCTGTCGGGAGGGTGGTGAGGGCTGGGACTCATGACGGGGCACCTGCTGTCCCCTGTGCCCTGCcgccactcacctccctccatgaTGCTATCTGCCTGGGGATGGAGCTAACGGAACTGCCCGGCACACATGTCCCTCTCACCAGGCTGGTCGGCTGCAACCGAGCATCGAGTGCCCCTCAGGGACACGGGGACACGGCAGGGTGGCTGGGGTAGGGCCCAGGCCCCGTGGATGGCGGGCACAAGACCCAGGAGCCGCAGGGGAGAAGGCGGATGTGGTTCTTGTTCCCgagggaaaggacagagatcTCAGGACAAATGCCATGAACCCCATCTGCTCCGTACCCCCACCTGTTCCTTGAAGGGTCAGTCGCCCCCAAACACTGAGTGGCTTCCACAGGCCCAGCCTGAGttaggggggcgggggggggggttcgcTGGAGGGTGGGCGTGGCCAAGGCCGGGGGCCAGGCCTGTTCAAGGGAGGCCGACGGAACTACCAGATCAGAGGGCAGGTGGGCCCAGGTTTCCGTTTAGGGGCAATTCCACCACAGGAATCCCTGATTGAAGCAGGTCACCGAGGACACCAAACCCTGGAGTCTCCCGGAGTCTCAACTTTGCAGAGAAATGACTCTTTCATCGCAGACAGGACAGGTGGCTCCCCAGCAAGACCGCCCACGGGAGTCAGTACATGAGGGGAGCAAGTGATGGGGAGCCCGCGTGGCATGGGCTGTGAGGCCCCCACAGCCAGGATGCTGACAGTGCACCATGTGTCCCCAGTCCTTCCCGTGTGCCTGAGATTGAAGCCAAACTTGCTACTTCCCCCATCACGTGGTGCTGAGTGCGTCTCGGGTTTGAGGACACACTCGGTTCTTACAGAACGCCTCCGTGGTCCGCTGGTTGCCTGGCTCGAAGCCCCAGGCTGTGGTCCACTCTGTGCCTTTACAGAAACGCTTGCCATGCTGCCTCGGGGACCCGTCCTGCCACACTGGCCTCCGTGCTGGGCCCCAGGCAGCCCGTGGCCCTGGGGTCGCTCCAAGCCCCCAGAGGCTGCTTACTGGGCTCAGGTTTCTCTCCCCATCACACACCCCCTTATGTGCTCTCCTCCAGGCTGTGACTCTTGaccagccccctgccctcctgtGTGCCCCCCATGCAGGGGACCTGAAAGGTGAGCTCCAGGTGACTGTCCCCTGCCCAGAGCTGCCCACGTGGGAGCCCCTGAGCCTTATTACTCAGGGTCGCCCGCGGGATGCCGGCTGTCCCCGTTTCCTGGCACGGGACCTGCTGACCTCACTCCTGGGAAGCCCGCCCAGCTCCAGGGTCCTCGACACCTCACCTCAGCCCCCTGTGCCTTGGACATGGAAGAGAAGCAGTGCGGAGACACTGACACTGACTGTATGCAGTGAGGTGGTGTGTGTTGTAGGCCGGGGGCGTCCTCAGCAGCCCCTTGTGCTCAGGCCCGTGTCCACAGACCTGTCCCTGGTGGCCGTGGGCTGGTGGGCCGCGTGGTGCTCAGGCCTCTGCTCCACCCTGCTTGGCCCTTCCCCAGAGGCCCAGGGGCCAGGCGGGGCCAGGCGTGACGAGCCGTCCTGCTTCTCTCACTGGTGACACACGTGGGAAGTGGTGGCGTCCCTCCGGGCCCTCCGGGAGCCAGAGCCTGCCCTACAGTCGCCGCCACCCCACCAGCCCCACACACCAGCCCCTCGCTGCCCTGCTCTCCCTCAGCACCCCCACCCTCTGCACACACAGGAGTAATGACATAAACCCAACTTTGTAACTTTTAAATGAAGATGGCACATTGAAACCATATTATTTTGGATCTATTGGGTTGGGTATGTgtatcattaaaattattttaaggtcTCTCTTCTGATGTTTTAATTGTGCTGCCGGGACACTGTTCTGACCACTGGGGCTTCCGACGGTCCCGACAGCCCACCCCATCTCTGGTCAGAACCTCTGGAGCACACACCCCCACGTGCTGGGCTGATCAGCGTGTTGTCTGTAAGAGAGACCCACGCGGGACCTCAGGCAGTTTGCGGCACCGCGTCCAATCTTACACAACCCGAAACTATCACAGGACCTACAACAAAAGGGGATTTATGGAATTTCGTTCTGGAAGGGCTGTGGATAAGAGGAGTGGCCAGAAAACCCTCTAATAAAAGCCGAAAATGGACACTGTATATCCCTTTTAGTAAATGTGTCACGGGGCCAGTACAATGGCAAGAAATCAAGAGGTGCGAAGGAAGAAAACGAAAGAAAGGTGAGCATACCCCAGCCGTGACCACTCACCCTCAAGTGGCCCGCACCTCATGTCCCAGAATGGCACTcagagctccagccatcacacctgtatccccagcagaaggatggaggaagggacaAAGAAACAGCCACACCAGTTGTCTTTCAAGAAGTTTCCCGGGAGCTGCGGCCTGGCCATTCTGTCTGCATCCTGATGGCCAACACGTAGCCACACGGCCACGCTTGACACCAGCGATCCAGCTACAGGTCGGGGGCTCTCATCCTGGAGCCTTGCTTCACCACTGTCGTCCCTCCAGGGCAGATCTAAGAACCCCGAGGCTGCTCTCTGCCGTCCTTTGCCTGTGTCTGAAATGCCCCCACTTCCCACGCCTCTAGCTCCTGAGAGGATTCCTACCCACCCTTCGTACCTCGGAGGGAGAGCCACTTCAGGGGGAAACTCTCGCTGGCCCTGCAGCCGTAGCATTGGGTCCCCCCGGGTGTCTGACATAGTGTCTCTGCAGCCCCCTCGCTCTGTTTGGTACATTGTGAGGGATGGCTTGGCAGGTCCCGGCCCCGCACCACCAGCCGCGGCCAGGACCCGTCTGTCTGGTTTCTTGCTTAGCTCCCAGCACCCGGCCAGACCCTGGCATGTGGAAGTGCTTAGCAAGTACGTGCTGGGTGGGCTGAGCTGACCTTTCTAGCTCCCTGTCCCATCCCGCCTCCCCAGTCCTTCCCACGAGCCCGAGATTGGAGCCAAACTCACCACTTCCCCCAATGGCTCAGGGGCAGACCAAACCCAAGTTTATCTGCACGGGCATGGACAGCTGGGAAGCCCCTGCTCAGGGAGGCTGCTTCTCCCAGTCCCCCGTGGCCATGCTATGGTCACCCAGGGCATGTGAGTGGGGGCCCCGCAGGCCAATGAACCCAAGGGGAACACCGTCCGGAGGCACTCAAAGAAAAATTTAGGAGCACCCGGCAGGAAGGAGACAGACACGGGCCTCGGCAAGGCTGCGCCCAGGGCGGGCCCCAGACGGTTCCAGGACCCGCTGGTTCAGGCCGCGCTCTCCGCTCTGCCCCTCAGTGGTCAGTCGCCACCCTGGCGCCTCCATCCTGAGTGAAGTAACAGCGGCGCCCCCCCAAGCAGGGCCGAGATAAGGCTGGAGGGCGGACTCCCAGCGGCCATTGGACCACCGCCTTCCTGAAGACGCAGCTCACACGAGCAGAGGCCCCAAACTGGTCTTCCCCATGGCGCGCACAGCACAGGCCCCAGGGAGCTCGAAGGGGCGGACAGGAAGTCCTTCCACAGGCTGATCTCTTCACCCTCTGCGCAGAAGCCACACAAGCCCTCAGCTGCGCAACCGGCCTGTCTCTGGTCTCCCCGGGGGAGCTGGAAGCCGCCACAGGCCAACCGCCCCCGGAGCAGTGGCCGCAGCTCTAACCGCCCAGGCACCACTGCAAGGGTGGACGCGGTCCACCAGAGAAAGCGCTTTTTAAAGGGATTAGAAATGTTAAGTTGATTCAAATACTTTTGAGTGAAATACCTGGAGTTGAAACCTAGTTCAGATTTTTCAGCGTTAGGATTCTCAAACACATCGAGTATATCTTCGCTCCTGACATTATACCTCAACCCCAAGAGTAGACGTCCTGGGGGCCAATCTCACCCAGGAAGGGCCCTGGCAAAACTAAAGGTGATGTAGCAGCACACGCTGACCGGAGCACAGAACCAGGGAAGGAGTAGGCCTTAGTCTTGGCCGAGGGCCTGTGTCATCTGCAAACCCCGTAAGGTCAGGAGGCTACAGATGTAAATGCCTGGATCTGCTAAGTGGGAACCTTACCTGGAAATTATCACCAACACAGCATCAGCAGGGTGAATGCTCACGACAGCGTCCGGGTGACAACAGGGCTCGTCAGAGAGGACACTGCTGGTAGACCTGCAGCGGAGACCCTGGGGGGCCAGAAAACGGAAAGGACTGCCCTTCCCTCACACAACTCAGTGAAAGGGCTCTAgaggcacccagctggctcagtcagtggagctcttgatctcaggcttgtgagttcaagccccacgttgggggtggagattaaataaaaaaaaactttttatttagttatttatttatttatttatggttttttttttttt comes from the Prionailurus bengalensis isolate Pbe53 chromosome A1, Fcat_Pben_1.1_paternal_pri, whole genome shotgun sequence genome and includes:
- the LOC122485005 gene encoding coagulation factor X-like, whose amino-acid sequence is MAGPRCLVLLSASLTCLLLLGDSVFLPPEHASSVLGRVRRANSFWEEMKKGNLERECMEETCSFEEAREVFEDTAKTTEFWNKYKDGDQCESNPCQNQGKCMDSLGGYTCTCLEGYEGKNCELSMRKACSLDNGDCDQFCSEEQGSVVCACASGYVLADDGKSCVSTGPFPCGKRTQTRRKRSAETVHGGEGPSEASEADVQDQHPEDLPPTDSPLYLQPFNKTEASPVEDSSNLIRIVGGQNCPDGECPWQALLINEENEGFCGGTILSEYHVLTAAHCLHQAKRFKVRVGERDTGTEEGNEVAHEVDVIIKHNKFVRETYDFDIAVIRLRTPITFRRNVAPACLPQKDWAESTLMAQKTGIVSGFGKTHEKGRPSAILKMLEVPYVDRNTCKLSSSFTITQNMFCAGYDTNPEDACQGDSGGPHVTRFKDTYFVTGIVSWGEGCARKGKYGVYTKVTNFLKWIDKSMRARAGAQG